A window from Gottschalkiaceae bacterium SANA encodes these proteins:
- the murI gene encoding glutamate racemase, whose amino-acid sequence MNNQAIGIFDSGFGGLTVVKELRKVLPKENLIYFGDTARIPYGTKSKETIIKYSKQNIRFLMRHHVKAIVVACNTASALAVPEVADLFDIPMVGVVEPGAKGAVRESEKGKIGVIGTTGTVRSGAYQEAIRRMLPEAEIESIPCPLFVQIVEEGWQDTEIARLTAEKYLTEMKAAKVDTMVMGCTHYPILETTLRRVMGKEVRLVNPAKETALAVQAQLASQGLLADRTDAAEYRFFVSDDPEKFRETGSRIVSLPMIHVKKISIENY is encoded by the coding sequence ATGAATAACCAAGCGATCGGAATTTTTGATTCTGGATTTGGTGGATTGACCGTAGTTAAGGAGTTGAGAAAGGTGTTGCCAAAGGAAAATTTGATTTACTTTGGAGACACAGCTCGGATTCCCTATGGGACCAAGTCGAAAGAAACCATCATCAAATATTCCAAACAAAATATTCGATTTTTAATGAGACATCACGTCAAAGCGATTGTTGTCGCTTGCAATACGGCCAGCGCACTGGCGGTACCAGAGGTTGCGGACTTATTTGACATTCCTATGGTCGGGGTTGTGGAGCCAGGAGCCAAGGGCGCTGTTCGAGAAAGCGAGAAGGGGAAGATTGGCGTGATTGGAACGACGGGTACTGTCCGTTCTGGGGCTTATCAAGAAGCGATTCGACGCATGCTGCCTGAAGCGGAAATCGAATCAATCCCTTGCCCACTCTTTGTTCAAATTGTGGAAGAAGGCTGGCAGGATACGGAGATTGCTCGGCTAACAGCGGAAAAATATTTGACTGAGATGAAGGCGGCAAAGGTGGACACCATGGTTATGGGGTGTACCCATTATCCGATTCTGGAGACAACCCTTCGAAGGGTGATGGGCAAAGAGGTTCGATTGGTCAACCCGGCGAAAGAGACGGCTTTGGCCGTCCAGGCGCAACTAGCGTCACAGGGACTTTTGGCAGATCGCACGGATGCAGCGGAGTATCGTTTTTTTGTAAGCGATGATCCAGAAAAATTTCGGGAAACAGGAAGTCGCATTGTCTCGCTTCCTATGATTCACGTGAAAAAAATCAGCATTGAGAATTATTAG